Below is a genomic region from Citrobacter europaeus.
TTATTCCAGCCGTTACCGTGATTCCGATCTCTCCATCAGCATAGGGTATTTTTTTCTGGCCAATAAGCTGACACAATCGCAAACCTGCCTGGCAAGCCTGTTCATCCGTTTTTGTGCGGATGATGATAATAAACTCTTCACCACCGTAGCGGTAAGCCACCTCATCATATCGTGTCCATGACAACAAATTTGATGCCAGAGCGCGTAGTACCACGTCCCCCACCAGGTGACCATAAGTATCGTTAATGTGCTTAAAACGGTCGATGTCCAGCAACAAGATATAGAGATTAAGCGGCTCGGCATCGAGTAACTGCTGGTCAAAAGACTCATCGAGCATTCTTCTACCGGGTAAGCCTGTTAATACATCGATATTACTGCGGATGTTCAGTAAATATATTTTGTAGTCCATTACAGCAGACGTAAATGCCAGTAACGCGTCCTGGAAGCTGTCGAAATGCCATGAATGGCTACGATTCTCCACTATTGCCAATAGCAACTCCTTTCCTAATAAATGCATCTTTTCATGGGCTGCATTTATCTTACTTACATAACTACAATCATCCTCATTGTGCAATGGATGATAATTAAGCCACTGTCCAAATTGACAAACAAAATGAGAGTTGTCACCTACAATATCCGGCTGAGTGACATCGGAGGACACAACGCAGCGGAACATTTTCACCATCCATTTATAGTGAGCATCAATGGACTTGTTCAATGCTAGCAAAATCGCATCTATTTCCGCCGTATTTTTCATCATCACGACCTCCCTCCCTGTTCGAGCGTCTCAGATGTAATTATCTTAACGACAAAAAAGAAAATTTATGTAAATTTTTTAATAGTAGTTATTAGACAACAAATTAACGCCTCCTTCATTATAGGTCGCAAGATGATTGAAACTCACATTTAACCATTAAATATCAATGAGATATATTAATCACCCCTTTCCTTGTTTCATATTTAATGAAACGAAAACATATCAAGCAAAACAATATACAACTCGGACAGCATAGTTAAAATGAGAATAAGCGTTATCAATTGGAACGATGAACACAAGATAAAAAACCGGGCATCACGCCCGGTTCTTCTCGTCATCTAAACAAACCTTACGCGCTCAAACCACGATGTTTGAGCATCGGCTCCATTTGTGGATCGCGTCCGCTCCAGTGGCGATAAAGCACAGCTAAATCAGTGCTATTCCCGCGCGACAAAATC
It encodes:
- a CDS encoding diguanylate cyclase, coding for MMKNTAEIDAILLALNKSIDAHYKWMVKMFRCVVSSDVTQPDIVGDNSHFVCQFGQWLNYHPLHNEDDCSYVSKINAAHEKMHLLGKELLLAIVENRSHSWHFDSFQDALLAFTSAVMDYKIYLLNIRSNIDVLTGLPGRRMLDESFDQQLLDAEPLNLYILLLDIDRFKHINDTYGHLVGDVVLRALASNLLSWTRYDEVAYRYGGEEFIIIIRTKTDEQACQAGLRLCQLIGQKKIPYADGEIGITVTAGITRVQQGEALDTALGRADNAMYQGKQTGRNRCMFMDERERITLVDASDEISYPLSA